In a single window of the Harpia harpyja isolate bHarHar1 chromosome 3, bHarHar1 primary haplotype, whole genome shotgun sequence genome:
- the QRSL1 gene encoding glutamyl-tRNA(Gln) amidotransferase subunit A, mitochondrial isoform X1, whose product MLRASLREVSAALKEGHVTATELCQRCLSLIKSTKFLNAYITVAEETALKQAEESEKRYRRGQPLGVLDGIPIAVKDNFNTAGIETTCASNMLKGYVSPYNATVVQKLLDQGAVLLGKTNLDEFAMGSGSTDGVFGPVRNPWSYSRQYKEKSVPKSHSEDKDANWVITGGSSGGSAAAVSSFTCFAALGSDTGGSTRNPAAHCGVVGLKPTYGLISRHGLIPLVNSMDVPGILTRCVDDAAVVLGSLAGHDPKDSTTIQDNFKPFELPNLTDVSKFSIGIPKEYHAPGLSSEILALWSKAADLFKNAGAKVIEVSLPHTRYSIVCYHVLCTAEVASNMARFDGLEYGHRSDMNKSTESMYAATRREGFNDVVRGRILSGNYFLLKQNYENYFIKAQKVRRLIANDFVKVFRSGVDILLTPTTLSDAVPYMEFIKEDNRTRSTQDDILTQAANMAGLPAINVPTALSERGLPVGLQFIGRSFQEKQLLTVAKWFEKQVKFPMIQLEEVKRHEHGVFQHQKSASFS is encoded by the exons ATGCTGCGCGCCTCCCTCCGCGAG GTTTCGGCAGCCTTGAAGGAGGGACATGTCACTGCGACGGAGCTCTGCCAGAGGTGCCTTTCCCTCATCAAAAGCACCAAGTTTCTTAATGCTTACATTACCGTAGCGGAAGAAACTGCTTTGAAGCAGGCGGAAGAATCGGAGAAAAGATACCGAAGAG GTCAGCCGCTGGGTGTTTTAGATGGAATTCCTATTGCAGTAAAAGACAACTTTAATACAGCTGGCATTGAGACAACATGTGCATCAAACATGCTAAAAG GTTATGTTTCTCCTTACAATGCTACAGTAGTTCAGAAATTACTGGATCAGGGAGCTGTgcttttaggaaaaacaaacctAGATGAATTTGCAATGGG ATCTGGGAGTACAGATGGGGTATTTGGACCAGTCAGAAATCCCTGGAGTTATTCAAGACAGTACAAGGAAAAATCTGTCCCAAAATCCCATTCTGAGGACAAAGATGCTAACTGGGTAATAACAGGAGGGAGCTCAGGAGGCAGCGCGGCTGCTGTGTCATCTTTCACATGTTTTGC AGCTTTAGGGTCAGACACAGGAGGATCTACCCGAAACCCTGCTGCTCACTGTGGTGTAGTAGGTTTAAAGCCAACGTATGGACTGATCTCTCGCCATGGTCTCATTCCTCTAGTGAACTCCATGGATGTGCCAGGAATCCTAACCAGATGCGTGGATGACGCAGCAGTTGTGTTAG GTTCACTTGCTGGACATGATCCTAAAGACTCTACCACAATTCAGGACAACTTTAAGCCATTTGAACTACCCAATTTGACTGATGTCAGCAAGTTCTCGATAGGAATTCCGAAG GAATATCATGCACCAGGGCTTTCTAGTGAAATTCTGGCGCTCTGGTCAAAGGCTGCTGACCTCTTTAAGAATGCAGGTGCTAAAGTAATTGAAGTGAGTCTACCACACACTCGTTACTCAATTGTCTGCTATCATGTGCTGTGCACAGCAGAAGTGGCATCAAATATGGCCAGGTTTGATGGACTGGAATATG gacaCCGTTCCGACATGAACAAGTCCACAGAAAGTATGTATGCTGCAACACGACGAGAAGGCTTTAATGATGTTGTAAGAGGAAGAATTCTATCAGGAAACTATTTCTTGTTGAAACA GAACTATGAGAATTACTTTATCAAGGCACAGAAAGTCAGACGTCTCATTGCCAATGACTTTGTAAAGGTTTTCAGGAGCGGTGTTGATATTTTACTCACTCCTACCACTCTGAGTGATGCAGTACCATATATGGAATTCATCAAAGAAGACAACAGAACCCGCAGCACGCAAGATGACATCCTGACACAGGCTGCAAACATGGCTG gactgCCAGCCATAAATGTTCCTACAGCTCTTTCAGAGAGAGGCTTGCCAGTTGGGCTTCAGTTCATTGGACGTTCATTCCAGGAGAAGCAGCTTCTCACTGTAGCCAAATGGTTTGAAAAACAAGTAAAATTCCCAATGATCCAGCTAGAAGAAGTGAAGAGGCACGAACATGGTGTCTTTCAGCATCAGAAATCTGCTTCTTTCTCATAA
- the QRSL1 gene encoding glutamyl-tRNA(Gln) amidotransferase subunit A, mitochondrial isoform X2 — MLRASLREVSAALKEGHVTATELCQRCLSLIKSTKFLNAYITVAEETALKQAEESEKRYRRGQPLGVLDGIPIAVKDNFNTAGIETTCASNMLKGYVSPYNATVVQKLLDQGAVLLGKTNLDEFAMGALGSDTGGSTRNPAAHCGVVGLKPTYGLISRHGLIPLVNSMDVPGILTRCVDDAAVVLGSLAGHDPKDSTTIQDNFKPFELPNLTDVSKFSIGIPKEYHAPGLSSEILALWSKAADLFKNAGAKVIEVSLPHTRYSIVCYHVLCTAEVASNMARFDGLEYGHRSDMNKSTESMYAATRREGFNDVVRGRILSGNYFLLKQNYENYFIKAQKVRRLIANDFVKVFRSGVDILLTPTTLSDAVPYMEFIKEDNRTRSTQDDILTQAANMAGLPAINVPTALSERGLPVGLQFIGRSFQEKQLLTVAKWFEKQVKFPMIQLEEVKRHEHGVFQHQKSASFS; from the exons ATGCTGCGCGCCTCCCTCCGCGAG GTTTCGGCAGCCTTGAAGGAGGGACATGTCACTGCGACGGAGCTCTGCCAGAGGTGCCTTTCCCTCATCAAAAGCACCAAGTTTCTTAATGCTTACATTACCGTAGCGGAAGAAACTGCTTTGAAGCAGGCGGAAGAATCGGAGAAAAGATACCGAAGAG GTCAGCCGCTGGGTGTTTTAGATGGAATTCCTATTGCAGTAAAAGACAACTTTAATACAGCTGGCATTGAGACAACATGTGCATCAAACATGCTAAAAG GTTATGTTTCTCCTTACAATGCTACAGTAGTTCAGAAATTACTGGATCAGGGAGCTGTgcttttaggaaaaacaaacctAGATGAATTTGCAATGGG AGCTTTAGGGTCAGACACAGGAGGATCTACCCGAAACCCTGCTGCTCACTGTGGTGTAGTAGGTTTAAAGCCAACGTATGGACTGATCTCTCGCCATGGTCTCATTCCTCTAGTGAACTCCATGGATGTGCCAGGAATCCTAACCAGATGCGTGGATGACGCAGCAGTTGTGTTAG GTTCACTTGCTGGACATGATCCTAAAGACTCTACCACAATTCAGGACAACTTTAAGCCATTTGAACTACCCAATTTGACTGATGTCAGCAAGTTCTCGATAGGAATTCCGAAG GAATATCATGCACCAGGGCTTTCTAGTGAAATTCTGGCGCTCTGGTCAAAGGCTGCTGACCTCTTTAAGAATGCAGGTGCTAAAGTAATTGAAGTGAGTCTACCACACACTCGTTACTCAATTGTCTGCTATCATGTGCTGTGCACAGCAGAAGTGGCATCAAATATGGCCAGGTTTGATGGACTGGAATATG gacaCCGTTCCGACATGAACAAGTCCACAGAAAGTATGTATGCTGCAACACGACGAGAAGGCTTTAATGATGTTGTAAGAGGAAGAATTCTATCAGGAAACTATTTCTTGTTGAAACA GAACTATGAGAATTACTTTATCAAGGCACAGAAAGTCAGACGTCTCATTGCCAATGACTTTGTAAAGGTTTTCAGGAGCGGTGTTGATATTTTACTCACTCCTACCACTCTGAGTGATGCAGTACCATATATGGAATTCATCAAAGAAGACAACAGAACCCGCAGCACGCAAGATGACATCCTGACACAGGCTGCAAACATGGCTG gactgCCAGCCATAAATGTTCCTACAGCTCTTTCAGAGAGAGGCTTGCCAGTTGGGCTTCAGTTCATTGGACGTTCATTCCAGGAGAAGCAGCTTCTCACTGTAGCCAAATGGTTTGAAAAACAAGTAAAATTCCCAATGATCCAGCTAGAAGAAGTGAAGAGGCACGAACATGGTGTCTTTCAGCATCAGAAATCTGCTTCTTTCTCATAA